The Chaetodon auriga isolate fChaAug3 chromosome 22, fChaAug3.hap1, whole genome shotgun sequence genome contains a region encoding:
- the echdc3 gene encoding enoyl-CoA hydratase domain-containing protein 3, mitochondrial — protein MARSLLCRAVGAFQLSRTTTLLTGTRFYSQTEPEPLTVRQQDNGIRRIILNNPKKRNALSLSMLESLRENILTDVNSEDLRVIIISAKGPVFSSGHDLKELTSAQGRDYHTKVFHTCAEIMTLIQDIPVPVIAMVNGVATAAGCQLVASCDVAVVSEKSTFATPGVNVGLFCSTPAVAIGRAVPRKVAMEMLFTGTPISSHDALLHGLVSKVVPEERLEEETLAIARRVCQASRPVVALGKATFQRQMAQGRDAAYATASKVMVDNLALRDGQEGIQAFIEKRKPVWSHKAEKAHD, from the exons ATGGCGCGTAGTTTGCTGTGCAGAGCTGTCGGTGCGTTTCAGCTCAGCAGGACAACAACGCTGTTGACAGGGACTCGCTTTTACTCTCAGACTGAACCGGAGCCgctgacagtgagacagcaagACAACGGAATCAG GAGAATAATATTGAACAATCCAAAGAAGAGGAACGCGCTGTCTTTGTCCATGCTGGAGTCCCTCAGAGAAAACATCCTGACTGATGTGAACAGTGAAGATCTCAGAGTTATTATCATATCAG ccaaaggtccagtgttttcctctggaCACGACCTGAAGGAGCTGACGTCAGCTCAGGGCAGAGACTATCATACAAAGGTGTTTCACACCTGTGCAGAG ATAATGACTCTGATACAGGACATACCTGTTCCGGTGATTGCCATGGTGAATGGTGTTGCCACGGCAGCTGGTTGTCAGCTGGTCGCCAGCTGTGACGTCGCCGTGGTGTCGGAGAAGTCCACCTTCGCCACTCCGGGCGTCAACGTGGGTCTGTTCTGCTCGACGCCGGCGGTGGCCATCGGCAGAGCTGTGCCGAGGAAG GTGGCCATGGAGATGCTGTTCACAGGAACTCCCATCTcatcccatgatgcattgctgcaCGGTCTGGTCAGTAAGGTGGTGCCAGAGGAGCgactggaggaggagacattagcCATCGCCCGGCGGGTGTGTCAGGCCAGCCGACCTGTCGTAGCGCTCGGAAAGGCCACTTTCCAAAG ACAAATGGCTCAAGGTCGAGATGCAGCGTATGCCACCGCCTCCAAGGTGATGGTAGACAACCTGGCTCTGAGAGACGGACAGGAGGGGATCCAGGCTTTTATAGAGAAACGCAAGCCAGTGTGGAGccataaagcagaaaaagccCATGACTGA